CTGGGAAATAGCAAGTTCTGTTTATAGAAAACATACAGTGAGGCTCTATCTCGGTTTTCAGGAAAATTTACGCAACATGGCGCAGGAGGCGCTTATCAGGCTCGAAGAGGTTGTGGAACAGGCGCTTCTGAAGGACGGCCTCTTTTCGCCTGAGCTTTACCTTGAGCCCGGCAAAAGTAAAAATGATGAAGGATCAAGGCATCCTGTCTATTTTCTTATAAAGGATGTAGATATTTTTACGGAAAAGGATGTTTAGTGAGCAAATCTCTTATTCTTTTAGGATTTTAATTAATGAGTGAAAGTGCAATAAGGACGGAGATCAAGGGTATTCTCGATGGCGTTACAGGCATCGGGATTGTTCATGATTATCAGCGATGGGCAGCCAACAGGGGTAAGTTTATCGATTTTTTCAAGGATACCGGTACGGGAGCAATATTTGGATGGGAGATTACACGGACCGGGGCAAAGATAGACAAAGTAAGCAGAAATTACAATGTGACCCACCATTTTTTGCTTAAGGGGTACTACGCCGTTAAAGATGCCGCTGAAAGTGAAAAGCTTTTTAATGCCGTTATAGAAAGCATTGTATCCACATTAGTTAATGCAACAATCACGGGCACACAGGGTACTGCCACTCCGCAGGTACCGCTTATTGAGAGAAGACCTGTTAACGGTATTCAGTGCCATTACGGTGAGATAAAGCTCGATGTTTCTGAAATTATAGAGCCCGATGCTGAAGCAGCCGATGATCTGCTTAAGATAGGGCTTGAATATTATCTGCAGGATCCTGACGATGACGGAACTGCAGATGCAAATGACGAAATAACACTTTAAGGAGGGCTTAGATGAAGGTAGTTGCAAAAAAAGGAACTCGATGTCCAATGGAAGGAAAGCCGAGAGAGTACATAACCGACAGTGTTGCTGTCCCTGTGGTAGATACGGTTTATTACAGGCGTCTTGTTAAAGACGGCTCTCTGATAGAAGAAAAAGAAAAGGTAACGTCCGTTAAAAGAACAACAGAAAAAAAAGAAGAAAAGAAATCAACTAAAAAAACGAATAAAGGGGGCAAGTAAACCATGGCTATACAGTTTGACAGTATTCCTTCTTCCATCAGGAAGCCGGGAAAGTATTTCGAATTCAACACAAAACTGGCTGTTCGTACACTGGCAAGTAATAAATACAGGATGGTTATTATCGGTCAGCGGCTTAAGGCATATATAGAGCCTGCCAGGTTTCAGGGGGGAACGCTCAATAATATGAACAGTGGTGGAGCTTTTGTGGGAAGCACTAAAAAAGATTTTATTGTGAAAATCTCTACTGCGGCTGCTACAGATAGATTCCAATATTCTACTGATGGTGGTATCAACTGGAGTATAGAGACGGATCTTACTCTTACTGC
This DNA window, taken from Deltaproteobacteria bacterium, encodes the following:
- a CDS encoding DUF2635 domain-containing protein, translating into MKVVAKKGTRCPMEGKPREYITDSVAVPVVDTVYYRRLVKDGSLIEEKEKVTSVKRTTEKKEEKKSTKKTNKGGK